The following coding sequences are from one Desulfobulbaceae bacterium window:
- the ald gene encoding alanine dehydrogenase, with protein MIIGIPREIKAEEFRVGLTPEGARELNSEGHQILIETGAGEGSGFNDQEYLKAGAVTTTRETVYTKAELIVKVKEPLPQEYDYLAAGVTLFTYLHLAPNPTLTRLLLNKKVTALAYETLKLDNLLPLLAPMSEIAGRMAPLMGCFYLQQCHGGTGVLPTGASGVRPGKLLILGSGIVGVNAAKVGIGLGMETVILGRNTTTLRRIDEQFQGRVKTIAVSPQTIGQEITDADIVVGAVLVPGGKTPVLISRALLSTMKQGAVIVDVSVDQGGCAATSRPTSHDDPVFTVNGIIHYCVANMPGAYPRTATIALTSATLPYLKLLAAQGIDNAIANNPAIRSALNTYRGKITNNTLMESLGFSRG; from the coding sequence ATGATTATCGGGATACCAAGAGAGATCAAAGCAGAGGAGTTCCGGGTTGGCCTGACACCTGAAGGGGCAAGAGAACTTAACAGCGAAGGGCATCAGATCCTGATTGAAACCGGAGCTGGCGAAGGCAGTGGTTTTAACGATCAGGAGTACCTCAAGGCAGGGGCTGTAACCACGACAAGAGAGACTGTTTACACCAAGGCCGAACTAATCGTCAAAGTCAAGGAGCCACTCCCCCAGGAATACGATTACCTTGCGGCAGGTGTCACCCTCTTCACCTACCTCCACCTCGCCCCAAACCCCACCCTCACTAGACTCTTGCTCAACAAGAAGGTAACAGCACTGGCCTACGAGACCTTGAAACTTGACAACCTCTTACCGCTGCTCGCGCCAATGAGCGAGATTGCAGGACGCATGGCCCCGTTAATGGGTTGTTTTTATCTGCAGCAGTGCCATGGAGGCACAGGGGTCTTGCCTACGGGAGCAAGCGGGGTCAGGCCGGGAAAACTTCTGATCCTTGGCTCCGGCATAGTCGGGGTCAATGCTGCCAAGGTCGGGATCGGACTCGGCATGGAGACTGTAATCCTGGGCAGAAACACGACCACCCTGCGCCGGATTGATGAGCAGTTCCAGGGACGCGTCAAGACCATCGCCGTGTCCCCTCAAACCATCGGCCAAGAGATTACCGATGCAGATATCGTCGTCGGGGCCGTCCTGGTGCCGGGCGGCAAGACCCCTGTGCTGATCAGCCGCGCCCTGCTGTCCACTATGAAACAGGGTGCGGTGATCGTGGACGTCTCGGTGGACCAGGGCGGCTGCGCTGCAACCTCGCGCCCCACCAGCCATGATGACCCGGTGTTCACCGTTAACGGCATCATCCACTACTGCGTGGCCAACATGCCCGGAGCCTACCCACGGACCGCAACCATCGCTCTCACCAGCGCCACCCTCCCCTATCTCAAGCTCCTGGCAGCCCAGGGGATCGACAATGCCATCGCGAACAATCCCGCCATCAGGTCGGCGCTCAATACCTATCGCGGCAAGATCACCAATAATACATTAATGGAGTCCCTTGGCTTCAGTCGCGGATAA
- a CDS encoding pyridine nucleotide-disulfide oxidoreductase gives MGHLVLAGGGHAHLTVLANIADTIKRGHQLTVIGPSPEHYYSGMGPGMLGGTYRPEEIRFATRHVVERQGGQFILDQVVRIDAPNQTVHLASGQTVTYDVLSCNTGSQVDNTLLAGNDPSDIITVKPIERLQQAQDRVVALAGRTPITIAIAGGGPSAAEIAGNLRQLTNRPGLHRPRIVIFAGHGLMGRFPEGVKQRVISSLTRRGIEIINQRVTAVSDKKIVTDSGTTAANLIVLASGITPSPLFRESGLATGPENGLLVNRFLQAADHPQIFGGGDCIYFADQPLDKVGVYAVRENPILYHNLLSSLEGRPLQPFIPGGKYLLIFNLGEGYGVLHKGWLTMEGRVAFWIKDLIDRQFMRRFQALEK, from the coding sequence ATGGGTCATCTTGTCCTGGCAGGCGGCGGCCATGCCCATCTCACGGTTCTGGCCAATATTGCCGACACGATCAAACGCGGCCATCAGCTGACGGTGATCGGCCCATCGCCTGAACATTACTACTCAGGCATGGGCCCTGGTATGCTGGGCGGCACCTACCGCCCGGAAGAGATCCGCTTCGCCACCCGCCATGTGGTCGAACGGCAGGGGGGACAATTCATCTTGGATCAGGTGGTCCGGATTGACGCCCCTAACCAAACCGTCCACCTGGCTTCGGGCCAGACCGTCACCTATGATGTGTTATCCTGTAACACCGGCAGCCAAGTTGACAACACGCTCCTTGCCGGAAACGACCCATCCGACATCATCACGGTCAAACCCATAGAACGACTCCAGCAGGCACAAGATCGAGTAGTCGCCTTGGCTGGGCGAACTCCCATTACCATCGCTATTGCCGGGGGCGGCCCTTCGGCTGCCGAAATCGCCGGCAACCTGAGACAGCTCACCAATAGACCGGGCTTACATCGCCCTCGGATCGTGATCTTTGCCGGACACGGTCTCATGGGACGATTCCCGGAAGGGGTCAAACAACGCGTCATCAGCTCTCTTACCCGCCGGGGGATTGAGATCATCAACCAACGGGTCACGGCAGTCAGCGACAAGAAGATCGTTACCGATTCCGGCACGACTGCCGCAAATCTTATCGTTCTCGCCTCTGGGATCACACCGTCACCACTGTTCCGCGAATCAGGCCTTGCCACCGGCCCTGAAAACGGCCTCCTGGTCAACCGCTTCCTACAGGCAGCTGATCATCCACAAATTTTCGGCGGCGGCGACTGCATCTACTTTGCCGACCAGCCACTGGACAAAGTCGGAGTCTACGCCGTCCGGGAAAACCCGATCCTCTACCACAACCTCCTGTCCAGTCTTGAGGGCCGCCCATTACAGCCCTTTATCCCCGGCGGCAAGTACCTATTGATCTTCAACCTGGGGGAAGGATACGGGGTACTGCACAAAGGATGGCTGACCATGGAAGGTCGGGTCGCTTTCTGGATCAAGGATCTGATTGATCGCCAGTTCATGCGCCGTTTTCAAGCCTTGGAAAAATAA
- a CDS encoding sulfite exporter TauE/SafE family protein, whose product MNIFVLMAILGFGAGFLSGLLGIGGGIIMAPLLLYVPPFFGCEPLTMKVVAGLTIVQGLAACFSGMIAHKRFHFVSGGLTTWMGVTIFWAALIGGAGAQYVANQVLLVIFALMALAAALLLLVPTRTDNDAPDLECFSFSRPKSVTVAGTVGLLGGLVGQGGSFILIPLMTSFMQVPTRIAIGSNLGIVFLASLAGFIGKAATGQIVWTLALPIVVAVIPAAQLGGILSRRVPVVGLKMLLAIFIALAAVRIGVSALM is encoded by the coding sequence GTGAATATCTTCGTATTGATGGCGATACTTGGCTTCGGCGCAGGATTTCTCTCGGGTTTGCTCGGTATCGGAGGCGGTATCATTATGGCCCCGCTCTTGCTGTACGTCCCTCCGTTTTTTGGATGTGAGCCCCTTACCATGAAGGTGGTAGCGGGGCTCACCATCGTCCAGGGGCTTGCCGCCTGTTTTTCGGGGATGATAGCTCATAAACGGTTTCATTTCGTATCCGGTGGACTTACTACCTGGATGGGAGTTACCATCTTTTGGGCCGCCCTCATTGGTGGAGCTGGGGCTCAATATGTCGCCAACCAAGTGCTTCTAGTAATCTTCGCGTTAATGGCTTTAGCAGCAGCGTTGCTTTTGCTTGTACCAACCCGGACGGACAACGATGCCCCTGATCTTGAATGCTTTTCTTTCAGCCGTCCCAAATCAGTGACCGTTGCCGGGACGGTAGGCCTATTGGGCGGCCTGGTGGGCCAAGGCGGCTCCTTTATCCTCATTCCGCTCATGACCTCTTTTATGCAGGTCCCAACTCGTATCGCTATCGGCAGCAACCTTGGTATTGTCTTTCTCGCCTCTCTGGCTGGTTTTATAGGAAAGGCTGCTACCGGACAGATTGTCTGGACCTTGGCCTTGCCCATCGTCGTCGCAGTAATCCCAGCGGCCCAATTGGGTGGTATTCTAAGCCGCCGTGTGCCGGTAGTTGGGCTAAAGATGCTTCTCGCTATCTTCATTGCCCTTGCCGCGGTACGAATTGGAGTCTCAGCGCTTATGTGA